A genomic stretch from Syntrophaceae bacterium includes:
- a CDS encoding DUF2275 domain-containing protein encodes MTCKEIEDRLSAFLDDALPPEERRQIEEHLSSCASCSRAVEDLRKTVGLVRDLEEVEPPPWLKQKIMTRVREEAAPKRGIFRTLFFPLHIKVPIQAFAMVLIAVLAFQVYKTSEPERQALDLPLPPARVEQKAAAPGAAPGIPEPAPAPDLRKEESKAERAMRGAAPSKAEPARSRPQAMEEKGFGFAPPPDRAKSAVPPEAERRLKPETGGAPAPVGRSAARAPAAESPHDTGFTPLREAGKARSGAVYESKRKDQSESAVMAAKEDRSDAATMRKQARAPKPAWDLSLRVQDVLSAASAVELELRALSVGNIRRRARQGVVTITADLPAAALPGLSERLRALGELQTAGSSSDTSTGTVTVRIRIVEEEN; translated from the coding sequence ATGACCTGCAAAGAGATTGAAGACAGACTGTCGGCCTTTCTTGACGACGCCCTCCCGCCCGAGGAGCGGAGACAGATCGAAGAGCATCTTTCCTCCTGCGCGTCCTGCAGCCGGGCCGTCGAGGACCTACGGAAAACCGTCGGCCTCGTTCGGGATCTCGAGGAAGTCGAGCCTCCGCCGTGGCTCAAGCAGAAGATCATGACCCGGGTCCGCGAGGAGGCGGCGCCGAAACGGGGGATCTTCCGGACCCTTTTCTTCCCGCTTCACATCAAGGTCCCCATCCAGGCCTTCGCCATGGTCCTCATCGCCGTCCTGGCCTTCCAGGTCTATAAGACAAGCGAGCCGGAGCGGCAGGCCCTGGACCTGCCGCTTCCCCCCGCCCGGGTCGAGCAGAAGGCGGCTGCTCCCGGCGCGGCCCCGGGGATCCCGGAGCCCGCCCCCGCTCCGGATCTGAGGAAGGAGGAATCGAAGGCGGAGCGTGCAATGCGCGGCGCGGCCCCGTCCAAGGCGGAGCCGGCCCGGTCTCGCCCGCAGGCGATGGAGGAAAAAGGGTTCGGCTTCGCGCCCCCGCCGGACCGGGCGAAATCGGCTGTCCCGCCGGAAGCGGAGCGCCGGCTGAAGCCGGAAACCGGCGGTGCCCCCGCCCCTGTCGGCAGGAGCGCCGCCCGGGCCCCGGCGGCGGAATCCCCCCATGACACCGGATTCACACCCCTGCGGGAAGCCGGGAAGGCCCGATCAGGTGCCGTCTACGAATCCAAGCGGAAGGATCAATCGGAATCCGCCGTCATGGCGGCGAAGGAAGACCGGTCCGATGCGGCAACAATGAGGAAACAAGCCCGGGCGCCGAAACCCGCCTGGGATCTCTCGCTCCGCGTGCAGGACGTCCTCTCCGCAGCCTCCGCCGTCGAGCTGGAGCTGCGCGCACTGAGCGTCGGGAATATACGCCGCCGGGCCCGGCAGGGAGTGGTCACGATCACGGCGGACCTCCCCGCGGCCGCCCTGCCCGGTCTGTCCGAGCGCCTCCGGGCTTTGGGAGAGCTGCAGACGGCCGGATCGTCCAGCGACACCAGCACCGGCACGGTGACCGTCCGCATCCGGATCGTGGAAGAGGAAAACTGA
- a CDS encoding 4Fe-4S dicluster domain-containing protein, giving the protein MSHHLQKSGYTALVDRLNRFPQGAPPSELLYKILKILFREKEAALVSLLPIRPFTAAQAARRWKMGLTEARRILDELAGRAILLDTEDESGAQTYVLPPPMAGFFEFSLMRTRGDIDQKVLSELFYQYLNVEEDFVRELFADGETRLGRAFVHEPALPEEPGLVILDYERATEVIRTATVRGVGTCYCRHKMGHLGRACDAPLNICMTFNGSAESLVKHGHARAVGPEEGLDLLREAWERNLVQFGSNVREQVNFICNCCGCCCEAMIAARRFSLLQPVHTTNFLPEVSEEGCTGCGRCANVCPVEAMTLVSANDPRRPKKRKARLREEICLGCGLCVRACPEKRIRLVSRPERVITPLNTAHLAVVMAVERGKLQNLIFDNRALFSHRAMAAILGVILRMPPVQQAMASRQMKSRYLEVLIRRMRGDGGIAPSSRE; this is encoded by the coding sequence ATGAGCCACCACCTGCAGAAATCGGGATACACGGCCCTGGTGGACCGGCTGAACCGCTTTCCCCAGGGGGCGCCCCCGTCGGAGTTGCTCTACAAGATTTTGAAGATCCTCTTCCGGGAGAAGGAGGCAGCGCTGGTCTCCCTGCTCCCGATCCGCCCTTTCACGGCGGCCCAGGCGGCCCGGCGCTGGAAGATGGGCCTGACGGAGGCGCGCAGGATCCTGGACGAGCTGGCGGGGCGGGCGATCCTCCTCGACACGGAGGACGAAAGCGGTGCGCAGACCTACGTCCTCCCGCCGCCCATGGCGGGCTTCTTCGAGTTCTCCCTGATGCGGACCCGCGGGGATATCGACCAGAAGGTCCTGAGTGAGCTCTTCTACCAGTACCTCAATGTGGAGGAGGACTTCGTCCGGGAGCTTTTTGCGGACGGGGAGACCCGGCTCGGCCGGGCCTTCGTCCACGAGCCGGCCCTGCCGGAGGAACCGGGCCTCGTCATCCTCGACTATGAGCGGGCCACGGAGGTCATCCGGACCGCCACGGTCCGGGGCGTCGGCACCTGCTACTGCCGCCACAAGATGGGGCACCTGGGACGCGCCTGCGACGCGCCGCTGAATATCTGCATGACTTTCAACGGCTCCGCGGAATCCCTGGTGAAGCACGGCCACGCCCGGGCCGTGGGCCCGGAGGAGGGCCTGGACCTGCTCCGGGAGGCCTGGGAGCGGAACCTCGTTCAGTTCGGCTCCAATGTTCGGGAGCAGGTCAACTTCATCTGCAACTGCTGCGGCTGCTGCTGCGAGGCCATGATCGCCGCCCGCCGTTTTTCCCTCCTGCAGCCGGTCCACACGACGAATTTCCTGCCGGAGGTTTCGGAGGAGGGCTGCACAGGGTGTGGACGGTGTGCCAACGTCTGCCCCGTGGAGGCCATGACCCTGGTCTCGGCAAACGATCCCCGCCGACCGAAGAAGCGAAAGGCCCGGCTTCGGGAGGAGATCTGCCTGGGCTGCGGTCTCTGTGTCCGGGCCTGCCCGGAAAAGCGGATCCGGCTCGTGAGCCGGCCCGAGCGGGTCATCACCCCCCTGAACACAGCGCACCTGGCCGTCGTCATGGCCGTCGAGCGGGGAAAGCTCCAGAACCTGATCTTCGACAACAGGGCGCTTTTCAGCCACCGGGCCATGGCGGCGATCCTGGGTGTCATTCTCCGGATGCCGCCGGTGCAGCAGGCCATGGCAAGCCGGCAGATGAAGTCGCGCTACCTGGAGGTCCTGATCCGGCGCATGAGAGGCGACGGGGGGATCGCGCCCTCGTCCCGCGAGTAA
- a CDS encoding glycosyltransferase family 4 protein, which produces MHIAYVAVKGMPIGGGIEKVTEEIGARMVKKGHAVTVYSSRDYGTVDGFHQGMRIVTVPSINTRALHKLSICYHATRDIVHSRNADIVHVHAVGPSVFSIFPRMKGIPTVVQTHGLEWKRDKWGIIGKTFFKLSDYSVVYFPDKTTSVSKVQKKYYEDRFKREVVYIPNGVSPMEKRPAKWILEQRLEPDRYILFAARLVQEKGAHFLIEAYRKLETDMKLVIAGDATHMEKYKAELWSLAGNDPRILFLGFVTGEPMQELLSNAYLFCLPSTVEGLPVALLDAMNYGNCCVSSDIPENLEAIEDHGYVFRNRSPEDLRRVLAELLEHPGKVEEKKAAALAHVRKNYSWDRVTEQMEALYVELIRNRRAAGAHR; this is translated from the coding sequence ATGCATATTGCCTACGTTGCCGTTAAAGGCATGCCCATCGGCGGGGGTATCGAAAAGGTTACGGAAGAGATCGGCGCACGTATGGTTAAGAAGGGTCACGCAGTGACCGTGTATTCAAGCCGGGATTATGGAACGGTCGACGGTTTCCATCAGGGTATGCGGATTGTAACGGTCCCTTCTATCAACACCAGGGCCCTTCACAAGCTTTCCATCTGCTACCATGCGACGCGCGACATCGTGCATAGCAGGAATGCCGACATCGTCCACGTCCACGCCGTCGGGCCGTCCGTGTTCTCCATCTTTCCCCGGATGAAGGGCATTCCGACAGTCGTACAGACCCACGGCCTGGAGTGGAAGCGGGATAAATGGGGGATCATCGGCAAGACTTTCTTCAAGCTCTCGGACTATTCCGTCGTCTATTTCCCGGACAAGACAACGTCGGTCTCGAAAGTGCAGAAAAAGTACTACGAAGACCGGTTCAAGCGTGAAGTGGTTTATATCCCCAACGGCGTTTCCCCTATGGAGAAACGACCGGCGAAATGGATCCTGGAGCAGCGCCTCGAACCCGACCGGTATATCCTCTTTGCCGCCCGGCTGGTGCAGGAAAAGGGCGCTCATTTCCTGATCGAGGCCTATCGCAAGCTGGAGACGGACATGAAGCTCGTCATCGCGGGAGATGCAACCCACATGGAGAAGTACAAGGCAGAGCTATGGAGCCTGGCCGGGAATGATCCGCGAATTCTCTTCCTCGGCTTCGTCACCGGCGAGCCGATGCAGGAGCTGCTCAGCAATGCTTATCTGTTCTGCCTGCCGTCCACGGTGGAAGGACTGCCTGTTGCCCTGCTCGATGCCATGAATTACGGCAACTGCTGCGTGTCCAGCGACATCCCGGAGAACCTGGAGGCCATCGAAGATCACGGCTATGTCTTCCGCAACCGCAGCCCCGAGGATCTGCGCCGGGTGCTTGCCGAGCTTCTTGAACACCCGGGAAAAGTGGAGGAGAAGAAAGCGGCCGCCCTGGCCCATGTCCGGAAGAATTACTCCTGGGACCGCGTAACCGAGCAGATGGAAGCGCTCTATGTCGAGCTGATCAGGAACAGGCGGGCGGCCGGGGCACACAGATGA
- a CDS encoding O-antigen ligase family protein, with protein MQELTKYLALHIVILFGISLPLTPLSRTKKAWILYTAILLFLVIGCFWSIAHGYKDPRMKGFLPNPNTFALTAMMLLLLTNGESSRSSAIRASHLVAITLLFLARTSGALIGYVAGFIHLNLFAKKGNLIKRSVILAVSISLIIILFTAMPNDRFEAIDMTRGKIAVIEKNYSRVLSGKEINFYSIVERQGVDNTSGLWRLYQWHRILTLFFSSSLDKIMFGYGIGTTDILFKQKAHNDYIRILFETGLIGLILNLIVWGVLYRRMAIKYRWIVIAIAVFCFTENNYDHFPAMSLLALYMISAGKPNIVDESKQGKGEKKRPQVMERVSASVS; from the coding sequence ATGCAAGAGCTGACGAAATACCTGGCGTTACACATCGTCATTCTATTCGGTATCTCATTGCCCCTCACCCCCCTCAGCCGTACAAAAAAAGCATGGATTCTCTATACCGCGATCCTGCTTTTTCTTGTAATCGGATGCTTCTGGAGTATTGCCCATGGATACAAAGACCCTCGAATGAAAGGATTTTTACCAAATCCAAATACATTTGCCTTAACTGCCATGATGCTTTTGCTTCTGACCAATGGCGAATCCTCTCGTTCTTCTGCCATACGTGCCAGCCACTTAGTCGCAATAACACTTTTATTCCTCGCTCGAACAAGTGGTGCATTAATCGGATACGTTGCCGGGTTTATCCATTTGAACCTCTTTGCCAAAAAAGGAAATCTTATAAAAAGAAGCGTTATCCTTGCTGTCTCCATATCCTTGATCATTATATTGTTCACCGCCATGCCGAATGACAGATTCGAGGCTATTGATATGACGAGGGGAAAAATCGCAGTTATAGAGAAAAACTACAGCCGTGTTCTTTCGGGCAAAGAAATCAACTTTTATTCGATTGTTGAGAGACAAGGCGTCGACAATACATCGGGCCTTTGGCGGCTATATCAATGGCACCGCATCCTCACACTTTTTTTCAGTTCTTCACTGGACAAGATCATGTTTGGATACGGTATCGGGACGACGGACATCCTTTTCAAGCAGAAGGCACACAATGATTACATAAGGATCCTCTTCGAGACGGGCCTCATCGGCCTGATCCTCAATCTCATCGTCTGGGGCGTTCTTTATCGCCGCATGGCCATAAAATATCGCTGGATCGTTATCGCGATAGCCGTCTTCTGTTTCACAGAAAACAACTATGACCATTTTCCGGCGATGAGCCTTCTGGCACTTTACATGATCAGTGCCGGAAAGCCGAATATTGTCGATGAGTCGAAACAGGGAAAGGGTGAGAAAAAGCGTCCGCAGGTTATGGAGCGTGTTTCCGCTTCCGTGAGTTGA
- a CDS encoding glycosyltransferase family 2 protein, translating into MIDISVVIPLHNKAPYILRAIHSVSIQAMQGMELIVVDDGSTDNGPDIVRSIHDLQLKLIRQENKGVSEARNAGIRHSMGRIIAFLDADDEWKPDFLRRIMMLVNKYPQAGLYAAAYEKMHSNGNIEAVNFKFIPPPPWEGIMPNYFRAAAFGTPPVCSSAVCIPRSVLNKVGMFRIGRRMGEDLDLWARIALCYPIAYSTMIGAIYHEEAENRACNVKFTEADEHPFVESYKTFCNKQPTALNENDINLYIGRLKLENARQHVLSGNYQIARQMLSCGVCTPSRIRKFLWGSRMNRLTYYAWRLKDKPF; encoded by the coding sequence ATGATTGATATTTCCGTTGTCATACCTCTCCATAATAAAGCACCCTATATATTACGGGCAATACATTCCGTTTCCATTCAGGCAATGCAGGGCATGGAACTGATTGTCGTCGATGACGGATCAACGGACAATGGTCCAGACATCGTAAGGAGCATTCACGATTTACAATTGAAACTGATCCGGCAGGAAAACAAAGGCGTGTCTGAAGCCCGGAATGCGGGGATCAGGCACTCAATGGGCAGGATCATCGCGTTTCTTGACGCCGACGACGAATGGAAGCCGGATTTCCTGAGAAGAATCATGATGCTTGTCAATAAATACCCGCAAGCCGGTCTTTATGCGGCAGCATATGAAAAGATGCACTCAAATGGAAACATAGAAGCTGTGAATTTCAAATTCATACCTCCACCACCTTGGGAAGGCATCATGCCGAATTACTTCAGGGCAGCAGCCTTTGGAACCCCGCCGGTATGTTCGTCTGCAGTCTGCATACCAAGAAGTGTTCTCAATAAAGTTGGCATGTTCCGCATTGGAAGAAGAATGGGGGAGGACCTGGATCTGTGGGCCAGAATTGCATTGTGCTACCCAATCGCATATTCAACGATGATCGGGGCCATTTATCATGAGGAAGCAGAAAATAGAGCATGTAATGTAAAATTCACTGAAGCTGACGAACATCCATTTGTCGAATCCTATAAAACATTCTGCAACAAACAACCAACGGCTCTCAATGAAAATGATATTAATTTATATATCGGACGATTGAAGCTTGAAAATGCAAGACAGCATGTACTTAGCGGAAATTACCAAATAGCCCGTCAAATGCTGTCCTGCGGCGTTTGCACTCCCTCCAGAATTCGAAAATTCTTATGGGGATCGCGCATGAACAGGCTTACGTATTACGCCTGGCGCTTGAAGGATAAACCATTTTGA
- a CDS encoding DUF1846 domain-containing protein, with the protein MTGRERMGFDNEQYLREQTGEILERVKRFDNKLYLEFGGKLLYDYHAARVLPGYDPNVKMRLIQELKSSADILLCIYAGDIERKKIRADFGITYDSDALKLIDDLRGWGIDVLGVVITRYDSQPAAALFKNKLERRGVRVFTHRFTKGYPTDVESIVSDEGYGANEYIPTEKPLVIVTGPGPGSGKLATCLSQLYHEYRRGVKAGYAKFETFPIWSIPLKHPVNVAYEAATADIRDFNLIDPFHLEAYGKSSVNYNRDVAVFPVLRRILEKITGTESFYQSPTDMGVNRAGFAIIDDGVTREAAKQEILRRYFRYRCEYVMGFADRETVQRVELFMKDFRLKPENRRVVAPSWEAAREAQEQQKGNEGIYCGAAIELVDGTIVTGNNSPLMHAASSLVLHAIKHLADIPDKIKLLPAYITNAVCNLKTEALGEKTVSMDLEETLVALAISAATNPAAQLAVEKLHELRNCEIHMTHMPTPGDEAGLRRLGVNLTSEPNFATKNLFLF; encoded by the coding sequence ATGACGGGGCGGGAGAGAATGGGCTTCGACAACGAGCAGTACCTCCGGGAGCAGACCGGGGAGATCCTCGAGCGGGTGAAGCGGTTCGACAACAAGCTCTACCTGGAATTCGGCGGGAAGCTCCTGTACGACTACCACGCCGCCCGCGTCCTGCCGGGGTACGACCCCAACGTCAAGATGCGCCTGATTCAGGAGTTGAAGAGCAGTGCCGACATCCTGCTGTGCATCTATGCCGGCGACATCGAACGGAAGAAAATCCGGGCCGACTTCGGCATCACCTACGATTCGGATGCCCTGAAGTTGATCGACGACCTCCGGGGATGGGGCATCGACGTCCTGGGCGTGGTCATCACCCGCTACGACAGCCAGCCGGCGGCGGCGCTCTTCAAGAACAAGCTGGAGCGACGCGGCGTCCGGGTCTTCACCCACCGGTTCACGAAGGGCTACCCGACGGACGTCGAGTCCATCGTCAGTGACGAAGGATACGGTGCCAACGAATACATTCCCACGGAGAAGCCCCTGGTCATCGTCACCGGGCCCGGGCCGGGGAGCGGGAAGCTGGCCACGTGCCTGTCCCAGCTCTACCATGAGTACCGGCGCGGCGTGAAGGCGGGGTACGCCAAGTTCGAGACGTTCCCCATCTGGAGCATCCCCCTGAAGCACCCGGTAAACGTGGCCTACGAAGCGGCCACGGCGGACATCCGGGACTTCAACCTCATCGACCCCTTCCACCTGGAGGCCTACGGGAAAAGCTCCGTCAACTACAACCGCGACGTGGCGGTCTTTCCCGTCCTGAGGCGGATCCTCGAGAAGATCACCGGGACGGAATCCTTCTACCAGTCCCCCACCGACATGGGTGTAAACCGCGCCGGCTTCGCCATCATCGACGACGGCGTGACTCGAGAGGCGGCGAAGCAGGAGATCCTGCGGCGCTATTTCCGGTACCGCTGCGAGTACGTCATGGGCTTCGCCGACCGGGAGACGGTACAGCGGGTCGAGCTGTTCATGAAGGATTTTCGCCTGAAGCCGGAGAACCGGCGGGTGGTGGCACCCTCCTGGGAGGCCGCCCGGGAGGCGCAGGAGCAGCAGAAGGGCAACGAGGGGATCTACTGCGGTGCGGCGATCGAGCTGGTGGACGGGACGATCGTGACGGGGAACAATTCACCCCTCATGCACGCCGCATCCAGCCTGGTTCTCCACGCCATCAAGCATCTGGCGGACATTCCCGACAAGATCAAGCTGCTGCCCGCGTACATCACGAACGCGGTGTGCAACCTCAAGACAGAGGCCCTGGGAGAGAAGACCGTGAGCATGGACCTGGAGGAGACGCTGGTGGCCCTGGCGATCAGCGCGGCCACCAACCCGGCGGCCCAGCTCGCCGTGGAGAAGCTCCACGAACTCCGAAACTGCGAAATCCACATGACCCACATGCCCACGCCGGGCGACGAGGCAGGCCTGCGGCGGCTCGGCGTCAACCTGACGAGCGAACCCAACTTCGCCACGAAGAACCTGTTCCTCTTCTGA
- a CDS encoding sigma-70 family RNA polymerase sigma factor, protein MADPADVPANRPVDDPDAQAVARCQDGHVDAFEALVERHQKRMLNLAYRMLGDYDEACDVVQEAFLSAWRGLPKFRREARFSTWLHEIVLNVTRNRMKQIQARFRHEAPAPEGFPSEDGNCLPCRAVSPLENPSEMLERKEREEKVQECIGTLEGEYREVLVLRDIQGFSYEEIGDMLKVPGGTVRSRLFRARSAMKDCLSRLLGERR, encoded by the coding sequence ATGGCTGATCCCGCGGATGTCCCTGCAAACCGACCGGTCGATGATCCGGACGCCCAAGCCGTCGCCCGCTGCCAGGACGGCCATGTGGACGCCTTCGAGGCGCTCGTGGAGCGGCACCAGAAGCGGATGCTGAACCTGGCGTACCGGATGCTCGGAGACTACGACGAGGCCTGCGACGTCGTCCAGGAGGCCTTTCTGTCCGCCTGGCGGGGACTGCCGAAATTCAGACGGGAAGCGCGTTTTTCCACCTGGCTTCATGAAATCGTCCTGAACGTGACGAGGAACCGGATGAAACAGATTCAGGCCCGCTTCCGGCATGAAGCGCCCGCGCCGGAAGGCTTTCCGTCGGAGGACGGGAATTGCCTCCCCTGCCGGGCCGTTTCGCCCCTGGAGAATCCGAGTGAAATGCTGGAGCGGAAAGAGCGGGAGGAAAAGGTTCAGGAGTGTATCGGAACGCTGGAGGGCGAATACCGCGAGGTCCTGGTTTTGCGGGACATCCAGGGCTTCTCGTACGAGGAGATCGGCGACATGCTCAAGGTCCCCGGCGGCACGGTGCGCTCCCGGCTGTTCCGGGCGCGGAGCGCCATGAAAGACTGCCTCTCCCGGCTTCTGGGTGAACGGCGATGA
- a CDS encoding glycosyltransferase family 4 protein produces MKIIFLNNYYYMRGGSERVFFGEMDMMKRHGHPVAGFARRHSLDMPSEYERFFPPDITTNKISLSWEAVKTIKEIFYSIRAKDRLKKLVDEFKPDIAHVHNMYGRLTTSILDLLSEKKIPAVMTLHDYKLVCPSYKFMFNGHICEDCKRARYYKAVKNRCHKESYWASAVIAMESYVNERLNKYRKSIKYLISPSHFLKHKLIDFGWSENQIEFVPNFLNLSDFNPNYTPGKYFLYLGRLSEEKGIRTLIKAFSKLQNRNAELLVVGDGPIRKELENQAENNQRVRFAGYLSGNSLLDATRNALAVVVPSEWYENAPISILEALACGKPVIGATIGGIPEMIEDGVNGFLFKSGNSNALAIALARLAEMDATEIENMGRAARKKAEREYGTESHYQSLMEIYRKALKE; encoded by the coding sequence ATGAAAATCATTTTTCTGAATAATTACTATTACATGCGCGGCGGGTCAGAGAGAGTGTTTTTCGGCGAGATGGACATGATGAAAAGGCATGGCCATCCGGTTGCCGGATTTGCCCGCAGGCATTCGCTAGACATGCCATCGGAATACGAACGCTTTTTCCCGCCGGATATTACGACAAACAAGATCAGCCTGTCATGGGAGGCAGTCAAGACTATCAAAGAGATATTCTATTCTATCCGTGCAAAAGACAGGTTGAAGAAGTTGGTCGACGAATTCAAGCCCGATATTGCTCACGTCCATAATATGTATGGACGTTTGACTACTTCGATCCTTGACCTTCTTTCGGAGAAAAAAATACCGGCGGTCATGACACTGCACGACTATAAACTGGTATGCCCAAGCTATAAATTTATGTTTAATGGTCACATTTGTGAGGATTGCAAGCGGGCACGATATTATAAAGCCGTCAAAAATCGCTGTCATAAGGAAAGCTATTGGGCATCGGCCGTCATTGCCATGGAATCGTACGTTAATGAGCGGTTGAACAAATACAGGAAAAGCATCAAATACTTAATATCGCCAAGCCACTTTTTAAAACATAAATTAATCGACTTCGGCTGGTCCGAAAATCAAATTGAATTTGTCCCAAATTTCTTGAATTTGTCTGACTTTAATCCAAATTACACTCCCGGTAAATACTTTCTCTATCTTGGCAGACTGTCTGAAGAAAAAGGAATCAGAACATTGATTAAAGCTTTTTCAAAACTGCAGAACCGGAATGCGGAACTGCTTGTTGTCGGCGATGGCCCGATTCGAAAAGAATTGGAAAATCAGGCAGAAAATAATCAGAGAGTCCGTTTTGCGGGGTACCTGTCGGGGAATTCCCTTCTGGACGCAACCCGCAACGCTCTCGCTGTCGTAGTACCCTCTGAATGGTATGAAAATGCGCCTATTTCCATTCTTGAAGCGCTGGCATGCGGCAAACCGGTTATCGGGGCAACAATCGGAGGAATACCGGAAATGATCGAGGACGGAGTGAACGGTTTTCTCTTCAAATCCGGGAATAGCAATGCACTGGCGATTGCCTTGGCTCGTCTTGCAGAGATGGATGCAACGGAGATTGAAAACATGGGCAGGGCGGCCCGAAAGAAAGCGGAGAGAGAATACGGCACAGAATCGCATTATCAGAGCCTCATGGAGATATATCGGAAAGCTTTGAAGGAATAA
- a CDS encoding DUF401 family protein, with translation MTGAMDWLFALPAYAKILGSFLGILLLNRFGAPLGVAILSFALLLTAWTGTGLQGFIYQVETFILPHNALLPPIILLLLFFSDSLKQTGRMERTIAGLKAWLRKKQLIIAGLPALVGLLPMPAGALFSAPFVAAMDEEKELAPARKVAINYWFRHIWEYWWPLYPGVILAMQYAGLSVLTYFLIQVPFTAAAILGGYLFILRGIGRRGKGAGRENGSWNAEAVFSAILPIGILVLVSILGSAVLPPLGVKGTLANLLAMLAGLLLALAASFAGHGSTFRPALSLFRKRETWLMVVLVLGIQAFSAALVCPLDGTGGNLVTGMRDELVRTGIPLVTIIMVIPFISGAVTGVAFGFVGASFPIVFALLGPDPSLGVAAATTSFAYTFGYMGMMLSPMHACFVVTAEYFRTPIYGAYRYLLGPAAIMLATAGMLSAAWYFLL, from the coding sequence GTGACGGGCGCCATGGACTGGCTCTTCGCCCTGCCCGCCTACGCCAAGATCCTCGGCTCCTTCCTGGGGATCCTGCTCCTGAACCGCTTCGGGGCGCCCCTCGGCGTGGCGATCCTGTCCTTCGCGCTCCTGCTCACGGCCTGGACGGGAACGGGCCTCCAGGGATTCATCTACCAGGTCGAGACATTCATCCTGCCCCATAACGCGCTCTTGCCCCCGATCATCCTGCTCCTTCTCTTTTTCAGCGATTCCCTGAAGCAGACGGGACGGATGGAGCGGACCATCGCCGGCCTCAAGGCCTGGCTCCGGAAGAAGCAGCTGATCATCGCGGGGCTGCCGGCGCTGGTGGGACTGCTGCCCATGCCGGCGGGGGCTCTCTTCTCGGCGCCCTTCGTGGCCGCCATGGACGAGGAAAAGGAACTGGCGCCGGCCCGCAAGGTGGCGATCAACTACTGGTTCCGCCACATCTGGGAGTACTGGTGGCCCCTGTATCCCGGCGTCATCCTGGCCATGCAGTATGCGGGCCTGTCGGTCCTCACATATTTCCTCATCCAGGTTCCCTTTACCGCCGCGGCGATCCTGGGGGGCTATCTCTTCATCCTGCGCGGCATCGGGAGAAGAGGGAAGGGGGCCGGGCGGGAAAACGGCTCCTGGAATGCGGAGGCCGTGTTTTCGGCCATCCTTCCCATCGGGATTCTGGTGCTGGTCTCCATCCTGGGCTCGGCCGTCCTGCCGCCCCTCGGGGTGAAGGGAACGCTGGCCAACCTCTTGGCCATGCTGGCGGGACTGCTCCTGGCCCTGGCGGCGTCCTTCGCGGGCCATGGATCTACCTTCCGGCCGGCCCTCTCCCTGTTCCGGAAACGGGAGACATGGCTCATGGTCGTCCTCGTCCTGGGCATCCAGGCCTTTTCGGCGGCGCTCGTCTGCCCGCTGGACGGTACGGGAGGAAACCTTGTCACGGGCATGCGGGACGAACTGGTCCGGACGGGCATCCCCCTCGTCACGATCATCATGGTGATCCCCTTTATCTCCGGGGCGGTCACGGGGGTGGCTTTCGGATTCGTCGGGGCCAGCTTCCCCATCGTCTTCGCCCTCCTGGGGCCCGATCCCTCCCTGGGCGTGGCGGCGGCGACGACGAGCTTCGCCTACACCTTCGGCTACATGGGCATGATGCTCTCCCCCATGCACGCCTGTTTCGTCGTCACGGCGGAATACTTCCGCACGCCCATCTACGGGGCCTACCGGTACCTCCTGGGGCCGGCGGCGATCATGCTGGCAACGGCGGGGATGCTGTCGGCGGCGTGGTATTTTCTGCTGTAA
- a CDS encoding hotdog fold thioesterase, whose amino-acid sequence MDEKVREAIFRRVEKEPFARKFDLKLLDLAEGYSKVGMTFTQDMENIFGMAHGGAIFALIDEAFETASNSHGTMAVALNMGISFLATPGPGAVMTAEAREINRTARTAVYDIKVTDDGGRLLASCQALVYRKGTLLPFLEEGA is encoded by the coding sequence ATGGACGAAAAGGTGAGAGAAGCGATCTTCCGGAGGGTGGAGAAGGAGCCCTTCGCCCGGAAATTCGACCTGAAGCTCCTGGATCTGGCGGAGGGCTACTCCAAAGTTGGAATGACCTTTACTCAGGACATGGAGAACATCTTCGGCATGGCCCACGGCGGCGCGATCTTCGCGCTCATCGACGAGGCCTTTGAAACGGCCTCCAACTCGCACGGCACGATGGCCGTGGCCCTGAACATGGGCATCAGCTTCCTGGCCACGCCCGGCCCGGGAGCGGTGATGACCGCGGAGGCCCGCGAAATCAACCGGACCGCGAGGACCGCCGTCTATGACATCAAGGTCACCGACGACGGGGGGCGCCTCCTCGCCTCCTGCCAGGCCCTCGTATACCGGAAGGGAACGTTGCTCCCCTTCCTGGAAGAAGGGGCGTGA